The Dokdonia sp. 4H-3-7-5 genomic interval TTAACTTTTGTGCAAATAATTACTTAGGACTTTCTTCACATCCAGAGGTAATACAAGCGGCTAAAGACACTATGGATACGCATGGCTTTGGTATGAGTTCTGTGCGCTTTATTTGTGGTACTCAAGATATACATAAAGAACTAGAACAGCGCATTGCTAAATTCTATGGTACAGAAGATACCATTTTATACGCCGCCGCTTTTGATGCAAATGGTGGGGTTTTTGAACCACTACTAGGCGCAGAAGATGCTATAATCTCTGACTCTCTTAACCACGCGTCTATTATTGACGGTGTGAGGCTCTGTAAAGCTGCAAGATATCGTTATGCAAATAATGATATGGCAGACCTAGAAGAGCAACTTAAAAAAGCAAATGAAAACGGTGCTCGTCATAAAATTATTGTGACAGATGGTGTATTCTCAATGGACGGACTGGTTGCTCCATTAGATCAAATTTGTGATCTGGCAGATAAATATGATGCACTAGTAATGATAGATGAGTGTCACGCAACTGGGTTTATAGGTGATCGTGGTATAGGAACTCTTGAAGAAAAAGGTGTTTTAGGGAGAGTAGATATCATCACCGGAACATTAGGAAAAGCACTCGGAGGTGCAATGGGTGGATATACTACGGCAAAGAAAGAGGTAATCGAGATACTGCGCCAGCGTAGCCGTCCTTATTTATTCTCAAACTCTCTAGCCCCTGCTATCGTAGGCGCTTCTATCAAAGTGTTTGACATGCTAGAAAAAGACACCTCTCTGAGAGATAAGCTTGCTCATAATACTGCATATTTCAAAAAAGGAATGCAAGACGCTGGATTTGATATAA includes:
- the kbl gene encoding glycine C-acetyltransferase, with the protein product MYGNIQQYLQKELAEIKEAGLYKKERIITSAQDAVITISTGEKVINFCANNYLGLSSHPEVIQAAKDTMDTHGFGMSSVRFICGTQDIHKELEQRIAKFYGTEDTILYAAAFDANGGVFEPLLGAEDAIISDSLNHASIIDGVRLCKAARYRYANNDMADLEEQLKKANENGARHKIIVTDGVFSMDGLVAPLDQICDLADKYDALVMIDECHATGFIGDRGIGTLEEKGVLGRVDIITGTLGKALGGAMGGYTTAKKEVIEILRQRSRPYLFSNSLAPAIVGASIKVFDMLEKDTSLRDKLAHNTAYFKKGMQDAGFDIIDGESAIVPVMLYDAQLSQNMADALLEEGIYVIGFFFPVVPKGKARIRVQLSAAHTIEHLDTAINAFTKVGKALKVV